From Pseudopipra pipra isolate bDixPip1 chromosome 13, bDixPip1.hap1, whole genome shotgun sequence, a single genomic window includes:
- the LOC135421710 gene encoding diacylglycerol kinase delta-like isoform X4, translated as MAEKLVPGDLFLRKTRESVSSLDSDKLAPISPEVGGEESSDSEGEQEDSSHKLIRKVSTSGQMRSKKSVKEGLLLKQTSSFQRWKRRYFKLRGRTLYYAKDAKSLIFDEVDLSDASVAETSTKNINNSFTVITPFRKLILCAENRKEMEDWISALKSVQKWEIHEATQFNMEHFSGMHNWYACSHARPTFCNVCREALPGVTSHGLSCEVCKFKAHKRCAVRATNNCKWTTLASIGTEIIEDEDGVAMPHQWLEGNLPVSARCAVCDRACGSVRRLQDWRCLWCKAIVHSACKEQFGKRCPLGQYKVSIIPPTALNSIDSDGFWKATCPSTCSSPLLAFVNSKSGDNQGVKFLRKFKQFLNPAQVFDLMNGGPHLGLRLFQKFSTFRILVCGGDGSVGWVLSEIDALGLHKQCQLGVLPLGTGNDLARVLGWGSLCDDDTQLLQILEKLERATTKMLDRWSVLTYEAPKQSPPALKEEENGDSNIQAQISHYADSVAFHLAKILESDKHSVVISSAKFLCGTVNDFVAEVGRAYKRATENKQEAELMARKCAMLNEKLDSLVRELNEEAQAVMVPEGMAQATPADAKDQEKGGSFNPSPVPRIFKSKEQLMLRANSLKKALRQIIEQAEKAVDEQNKQTQAYRGTVGASKDSSEELNKEEERLSSRRVTVTSASSSIILDRPDTFGSLQFPEDPSTLHFLEKCVMNNYFGIGLDAKISLEFNNKRDEHPKKCSSRTKNMMWYGVLGTKELLQRTYKNLEQRVQLECDGVPISLPSLQGIAVLNIPSYAGGINFWGGTKEDNNFGAPSFDDKKLEVVAVFGSIQMAVSRVINLQHHRIAQCRVVKITIRGDEGVPVQVDGEAWIQPPGVIKIQHKNRAQMLTRDRAFESTLKSWEDKQKGESYRAAARPRLSSQQSMEYLTEEESSLLQQVSRVAETLIARIHEAAKAHKAVEQELAHAVNASSLALSEALSNKAAGTSEFLSRNAAVEVVLSIKELYAETRAFLEGKAVSEGLGSTQNPPTEGPVPLAGTSGGGSRAGDGPCPPQLDSPQEEEVLHGPLNVLGQELQRLLDVHWLGPIAHPAEEEGAGSANKGSFKLRLNIPKPRKEKDKLQKQKANSALPAEKWGSEEVAAWLEALGLGEYRDIFVRHDIQGSELILLERRDLKDLGITKVGHMKRILQAIKELSNPP; from the exons ATGGCCGAGAAGCTGGTGCCTGGGGACCTGTTCTTGAGGAAGACCCGTGAGTCGGTGTCCTCCCTGGACTCGGACAAGCTGGCACCCATCTCACCCGAGGTGGGCGGTGAGGAGTCGTCCGACAGCGAGGGCGAGCAGGAGGACAGTTCCCACAAGCTCATCCGGAAGGTTTCCACCTCGGGGCAGATGAGGAGCAAG AAAAGCGTGAAGGAGGGGCTGTTGCTGAAGCAGACGAGCTCCTTCCAGAGATGGAAGAGGCGATACTTCAAGCTGCGCGGCAGGACACTCTATTATGCTAAGGATGCCAAG TCCCTCATCTTTGACGAGGTGGACCTGTCGGACGCTAGCGTGGCCGAGACCAGCACCAAGAACATCAACAACAGTTTCACG GTGATCACACCGTTCCGGAAACTCATCCTATGCGCGGAGAACCGGAAGGAGATGGAGGACTGGATCAGTGCCCTGAAGTCTGTCCAGAAGTGGGAGATCCATGAG GCCACGCAGTTCAACATGGAGCACTTCTCGGGCATGCACAACTGGTACGCCTGCTCCCACGCCCGCCCCACCTTCTGCAACGTGTGCCGGGAAGCCCTCCCGGGGGTCACCTCACACGGCCTCTCCTGCGAAG TCTGCAAGTTCAAGGCACACAAGCGCTGTGCTGTCAGAGCCACGAACAACTGCAAGTGGACAACGCTGGCTTCCATTGGCACTGAAATCATCGAGGACGAGGATGGG GTGGCCATGCCCCACCAGTGGCTGGAGGGGAACCTGCCCGTCAGCGCGCGCTGTGCCGTCTGCGACCGCGCCTGCGGCAGCGTCCGGAGGCTGCAGGACTGGCGGTGCCTCTGGTGCAAGGCCATC GTTCACAGTGCCTGCAAGGAGCAATTTGGCAAGAGGTGCCCCCTGGGCCAGTACAAAGTGTCCATCATCCCGCCAACTGCCTTGAACAGCATCGATTCGGATG GTTTTTGGAAAGCCACCTGCCCCTcgacctgctccagccctctcctGGCCTTTGTAAACTCCAAGAGTGGGGACAACCAGGGAGTCAAGTTTCTGCGCAAGTTCAAGCAGTTCCTCAACCCGGCCCAAGTCTTTGACCTCATGAACGGGGGCCCACACCTGGG GCTGCGCCTCTTCCAGAAGTTCTCTACCTTCCGGATCCTGGTGTGTGGGGGGGATGGCAGTGTGGGCTGGGTGCTCTCTGAGATTGATGCCCTTGGCCTCCACAAGCAG tgccagctgggtGTCCTGCCCCTGGGGACTGGCAATGACCTGGCAcgggtgctgggctggggcagcctgTGCGATGATGAtacccagctgctgcagatcctggagaagctggaaaGGGCCACCACCAAGATGCTGGACCG GTGGAGTGTGCTGACCTACGAGGCCCCCAAGcagtcccccccagccctgaaggaggaagagaatgGGGACTCCAACATCCAG GCCCAGATCTCCCATTATGCTGACTCTGTTGCCTTCCACCTGGCCAAGATCCTGGAGTCGGACAAGCACTCAGTGGTGATCTCCTCTGCAAA GTTCCTCTGTGGCACTGTCAATGACTTTGTGGCTGAGGTAGGCCGGGCTTACAAGAGGGCAACAGAGAACAagcaggaggctgagctgaTGGCAAGAAAG TGTGCCATGCTGAATGAGAAGCTGGACTCGCTGGTGCGGGAGCTGAATGAGGAGGCTCAGGCCGTCATGGTCCCCGAGGGAATGGCACAAGCCACCCCTGCTGATGCCAAGGACCAGGAGAAAGGTGGCAGCTTCAACCCCAGCCCCGTGCCTCGCATCTTCAAATCCAAGGAGCAGCTCATGCTGCGGGCGAACAGCCTGAAGAAAGCCCTGCGGCAAATCATCGAGCAGGCGGAGAAAG CTGTGGATGAGCAGAACAAGCAGACCCAAGCCTATCGTGGCACCGTGGGCGCCAGCAAGGACAGCTCAGAGGAGCTCaacaaggaggaggagaggctCA GCTCCCGGCGGGTGACGGTGACCTCTGCATCTTCCTCCATCATCTTGGACCGGCCAGACACCTTCGGCAGCTTGCAGTTCCCCGAAGACCCCAGCACCCT CCACTTCTTGGAGAAATGCGTCATGAATAACTACTTTGGCATTGGTCTGGATGCAAAGATCTCCCTGGAGTTCAACAACAAACGGGATGAGCACCCCAAGAAGTGCAG CAGCCGCACCAAGAACATGATGTGGTACGGGGTGCTGGGCACCAAGGAGCTCCTGCAGCGCACCTACAAGAACCTGGAGCAGCGGGTGCAGCTGGAG TGTGACGGGGTGCCCATCTCGCTGCCCAGCCTGCAGGGCATCGCTGTCCTCAACATCCCCAGCTATGCTGGGGGCATCAACTTCTGGGGAGGCACCAAGGAGGACAAT AACTTCGGGGCTCCATCCTTCGATGACAAGAAGCTGGAGGTGGTGGCTGTCTTTGGCAGCATCCAGATGGCTGTGTCACGGGTCATCAACCTCCAGCACCATCGCATCGCACAG TGCCGCGTGGTGAAGATCACCATCCGGGGGGATGAGGGCGTCCCCGTGCAGGTGGATGGAGAGGCCTGGATCCAGCCACCTGGGGTCATCAAGATCCAGCACAAGAACCGAGCCCAGATGCTGACAAGGGACCGG GCATTTGAAAGCACCCTCAAGTCCTGGGAGGACAAGCAGAAAGGGGAGAGCTACCGAGCAGCCGCCCGACCACggctcagctcccagcagtCCATGGAGTACCTGACGGAGGAGGAGAGCAGCCTCTTACAGCAGGTCTCGCGGGTTGCCGAGACCCTCATTGCCAG GATCCATGAGGCAGCCAAGGCTCACAAAGctgtggagcaggagctggctcACGCAGTCAACGCCAGCTCCCTGGCGCTGAGCGAAGCCCTCTCCAACAAAGCTGCTGGCACCTCagag tTTCTCAGCAGGAATGCGGCTGTGGAGGTGGTGCTGAGCATCAAGGAGCTGTACGCTGAGACCAGGGCATTCCTGGAGGGGAAGGCGGTGAGTGAGGGGCTGGGTAGCACCCAGAATCCCCCAACAGAGGGGCCTGTGCCCTTGGCTGGTACCTCTGGgggtggcagcagggctggggatggtCCCTGTCCCCCACAGCTGGACTCACCGCAGGAGGAGGAGGTCCTTCACGGCCCCCTGAATGTGCtgggccaggagctgcagcGGCTGCTGGACGTCCACTGGCTGGGGCCCATTGCCCACCCTGCTGAGGAG GAAGGTGCCGGCAGTGCCAACAAGGGCAGCTTCAAGCTTCGCCTCAACATCCCCAAACCcaggaaggagaaggacaaGCTGCAAAAGCAAAAGGCCAACAGCGCGCTCCCAG CAGAGAAGTGGGGCTCCGAGGAGGTGGCAGCTTGGCTGGAAGCGCTCGGTTTAGGGGAGTACAGAGACATTTTTGTCCGGCATGACATCCAGGGCTCAGAGTTGATCCTGCTGGAGAGGAGAGACCTGAAG GACCTTGGGATCACCAAAGTGGGCCACATGAAGAGGATCCTTCAGGCCATTAAAGAGCTCAGCAACCCACCCTAG
- the LOC135421710 gene encoding diacylglycerol kinase delta-like isoform X2: protein MLMECASVSLSLEQAGTSCAQPGCEKSVKEGLLLKQTSSFQRWKRRYFKLRGRTLYYAKDAKSLIFDEVDLSDASVAETSTKNINNSFTVITPFRKLILCAENRKEMEDWISALKSVQKWEIHEQATQFNMEHFSGMHNWYACSHARPTFCNVCREALPGVTSHGLSCEVCKFKAHKRCAVRATNNCKWTTLASIGTEIIEDEDGVAMPHQWLEGNLPVSARCAVCDRACGSVRRLQDWRCLWCKAIVHSACKEQFGKRCPLGQYKVSIIPPTALNSIDSDGFWKATCPSTCSSPLLAFVNSKSGDNQGVKFLRKFKQFLNPAQVFDLMNGGPHLGLRLFQKFSTFRILVCGGDGSVGWVLSEIDALGLHKQCQLGVLPLGTGNDLARVLGWGSLCDDDTQLLQILEKLERATTKMLDRWSVLTYEAPKQSPPALKEEENGDSNIQAQISHYADSVAFHLAKILESDKHSVVISSAKFLCGTVNDFVAEVGRAYKRATENKQEAELMARKCAMLNEKLDSLVRELNEEAQAVMVPEGMAQATPADAKDQEKGGSFNPSPVPRIFKSKEQLMLRANSLKKALRQIIEQAEKAVDEQNKQTQAYRGTVGASKDSSEELNKEEERLSSRRVTVTSASSSIILDRPDTFGSLQFPEDPSTLHFLEKCVMNNYFGIGLDAKISLEFNNKRDEHPKKCSSRTKNMMWYGVLGTKELLQRTYKNLEQRVQLECDGVPISLPSLQGIAVLNIPSYAGGINFWGGTKEDNNFGAPSFDDKKLEVVAVFGSIQMAVSRVINLQHHRIAQCRVVKITIRGDEGVPVQVDGEAWIQPPGVIKIQHKNRAQMLTRDRAFESTLKSWEDKQKGESYRAAARPRLSSQQSMEYLTEEESSLLQQVSRVAETLIARIHEAAKAHKAVEQELAHAVNASSLALSEALSNKAAGTSEFLSRNAAVEVVLSIKELYAETRAFLEGKALDSPQEEEVLHGPLNVLGQELQRLLDVHWLGPIAHPAEEEGAGSANKGSFKLRLNIPKPRKEKDKLQKQKANSALPAEKWGSEEVAAWLEALGLGEYRDIFVRHDIQGSELILLERRDLKDLGITKVGHMKRILQAIKELSNPP, encoded by the exons ATGCTCATGGaatgtgcctcagtttccctttctTTGGAGCAGGCTGGCACCAGCTGTGCCCAACCTGGCTGCGAG AAAAGCGTGAAGGAGGGGCTGTTGCTGAAGCAGACGAGCTCCTTCCAGAGATGGAAGAGGCGATACTTCAAGCTGCGCGGCAGGACACTCTATTATGCTAAGGATGCCAAG TCCCTCATCTTTGACGAGGTGGACCTGTCGGACGCTAGCGTGGCCGAGACCAGCACCAAGAACATCAACAACAGTTTCACG GTGATCACACCGTTCCGGAAACTCATCCTATGCGCGGAGAACCGGAAGGAGATGGAGGACTGGATCAGTGCCCTGAAGTCTGTCCAGAAGTGGGAGATCCATGAG CAGGCCACGCAGTTCAACATGGAGCACTTCTCGGGCATGCACAACTGGTACGCCTGCTCCCACGCCCGCCCCACCTTCTGCAACGTGTGCCGGGAAGCCCTCCCGGGGGTCACCTCACACGGCCTCTCCTGCGAAG TCTGCAAGTTCAAGGCACACAAGCGCTGTGCTGTCAGAGCCACGAACAACTGCAAGTGGACAACGCTGGCTTCCATTGGCACTGAAATCATCGAGGACGAGGATGGG GTGGCCATGCCCCACCAGTGGCTGGAGGGGAACCTGCCCGTCAGCGCGCGCTGTGCCGTCTGCGACCGCGCCTGCGGCAGCGTCCGGAGGCTGCAGGACTGGCGGTGCCTCTGGTGCAAGGCCATC GTTCACAGTGCCTGCAAGGAGCAATTTGGCAAGAGGTGCCCCCTGGGCCAGTACAAAGTGTCCATCATCCCGCCAACTGCCTTGAACAGCATCGATTCGGATG GTTTTTGGAAAGCCACCTGCCCCTcgacctgctccagccctctcctGGCCTTTGTAAACTCCAAGAGTGGGGACAACCAGGGAGTCAAGTTTCTGCGCAAGTTCAAGCAGTTCCTCAACCCGGCCCAAGTCTTTGACCTCATGAACGGGGGCCCACACCTGGG GCTGCGCCTCTTCCAGAAGTTCTCTACCTTCCGGATCCTGGTGTGTGGGGGGGATGGCAGTGTGGGCTGGGTGCTCTCTGAGATTGATGCCCTTGGCCTCCACAAGCAG tgccagctgggtGTCCTGCCCCTGGGGACTGGCAATGACCTGGCAcgggtgctgggctggggcagcctgTGCGATGATGAtacccagctgctgcagatcctggagaagctggaaaGGGCCACCACCAAGATGCTGGACCG GTGGAGTGTGCTGACCTACGAGGCCCCCAAGcagtcccccccagccctgaaggaggaagagaatgGGGACTCCAACATCCAG GCCCAGATCTCCCATTATGCTGACTCTGTTGCCTTCCACCTGGCCAAGATCCTGGAGTCGGACAAGCACTCAGTGGTGATCTCCTCTGCAAA GTTCCTCTGTGGCACTGTCAATGACTTTGTGGCTGAGGTAGGCCGGGCTTACAAGAGGGCAACAGAGAACAagcaggaggctgagctgaTGGCAAGAAAG TGTGCCATGCTGAATGAGAAGCTGGACTCGCTGGTGCGGGAGCTGAATGAGGAGGCTCAGGCCGTCATGGTCCCCGAGGGAATGGCACAAGCCACCCCTGCTGATGCCAAGGACCAGGAGAAAGGTGGCAGCTTCAACCCCAGCCCCGTGCCTCGCATCTTCAAATCCAAGGAGCAGCTCATGCTGCGGGCGAACAGCCTGAAGAAAGCCCTGCGGCAAATCATCGAGCAGGCGGAGAAAG CTGTGGATGAGCAGAACAAGCAGACCCAAGCCTATCGTGGCACCGTGGGCGCCAGCAAGGACAGCTCAGAGGAGCTCaacaaggaggaggagaggctCA GCTCCCGGCGGGTGACGGTGACCTCTGCATCTTCCTCCATCATCTTGGACCGGCCAGACACCTTCGGCAGCTTGCAGTTCCCCGAAGACCCCAGCACCCT CCACTTCTTGGAGAAATGCGTCATGAATAACTACTTTGGCATTGGTCTGGATGCAAAGATCTCCCTGGAGTTCAACAACAAACGGGATGAGCACCCCAAGAAGTGCAG CAGCCGCACCAAGAACATGATGTGGTACGGGGTGCTGGGCACCAAGGAGCTCCTGCAGCGCACCTACAAGAACCTGGAGCAGCGGGTGCAGCTGGAG TGTGACGGGGTGCCCATCTCGCTGCCCAGCCTGCAGGGCATCGCTGTCCTCAACATCCCCAGCTATGCTGGGGGCATCAACTTCTGGGGAGGCACCAAGGAGGACAAT AACTTCGGGGCTCCATCCTTCGATGACAAGAAGCTGGAGGTGGTGGCTGTCTTTGGCAGCATCCAGATGGCTGTGTCACGGGTCATCAACCTCCAGCACCATCGCATCGCACAG TGCCGCGTGGTGAAGATCACCATCCGGGGGGATGAGGGCGTCCCCGTGCAGGTGGATGGAGAGGCCTGGATCCAGCCACCTGGGGTCATCAAGATCCAGCACAAGAACCGAGCCCAGATGCTGACAAGGGACCGG GCATTTGAAAGCACCCTCAAGTCCTGGGAGGACAAGCAGAAAGGGGAGAGCTACCGAGCAGCCGCCCGACCACggctcagctcccagcagtCCATGGAGTACCTGACGGAGGAGGAGAGCAGCCTCTTACAGCAGGTCTCGCGGGTTGCCGAGACCCTCATTGCCAG GATCCATGAGGCAGCCAAGGCTCACAAAGctgtggagcaggagctggctcACGCAGTCAACGCCAGCTCCCTGGCGCTGAGCGAAGCCCTCTCCAACAAAGCTGCTGGCACCTCagag tTTCTCAGCAGGAATGCGGCTGTGGAGGTGGTGCTGAGCATCAAGGAGCTGTACGCTGAGACCAGGGCATTCCTGGAGGGGAAGGCG CTGGACTCACCGCAGGAGGAGGAGGTCCTTCACGGCCCCCTGAATGTGCtgggccaggagctgcagcGGCTGCTGGACGTCCACTGGCTGGGGCCCATTGCCCACCCTGCTGAGGAG GAAGGTGCCGGCAGTGCCAACAAGGGCAGCTTCAAGCTTCGCCTCAACATCCCCAAACCcaggaaggagaaggacaaGCTGCAAAAGCAAAAGGCCAACAGCGCGCTCCCAG CAGAGAAGTGGGGCTCCGAGGAGGTGGCAGCTTGGCTGGAAGCGCTCGGTTTAGGGGAGTACAGAGACATTTTTGTCCGGCATGACATCCAGGGCTCAGAGTTGATCCTGCTGGAGAGGAGAGACCTGAAG GACCTTGGGATCACCAAAGTGGGCCACATGAAGAGGATCCTTCAGGCCATTAAAGAGCTCAGCAACCCACCCTAG
- the LOC135421710 gene encoding diacylglycerol kinase delta-like isoform X3 has protein sequence MAEKLVPGDLFLRKTRESVSSLDSDKLAPISPEVGGEESSDSEGEQEDSSHKLIRKVSTSGQMRSKKSVKEGLLLKQTSSFQRWKRRYFKLRGRTLYYAKDAKSLIFDEVDLSDASVAETSTKNINNSFTVITPFRKLILCAENRKEMEDWISALKSVQKWEIHEATQFNMEHFSGMHNWYACSHARPTFCNVCREALPGVTSHGLSCEVCKFKAHKRCAVRATNNCKWTTLASIGTEIIEDEDGVAMPHQWLEGNLPVSARCAVCDRACGSVRRLQDWRCLWCKAIVHSACKEQFGKRCPLGQYKVSIIPPTALNSIDSDGFWKATCPSTCSSPLLAFVNSKSGDNQGVKFLRKFKQFLNPAQVFDLMNGGPHLGLRLFQKFSTFRILVCGGDGSVGWVLSEIDALGLHKQCQLGVLPLGTGNDLARVLGWGSLCDDDTQLLQILEKLERATTKMLDRWSVLTYEAPKQSPPALKEEENGDSNIQAQISHYADSVAFHLAKILESDKHSVVISSAKFLCGTVNDFVAEVGRAYKRATENKQEAELMARKCAMLNEKLDSLVRELNEEAQAVMVPEGMAQATPADAKDQEKGGSFNPSPVPRIFKSKEQLMLRANSLKKALRQIIEQAEKAVDEQNKQTQAYRGTVGASKDSSEELNKEEERLSSRRVTVTSASSSIILDRPDTFGSLQFPEDPSTLHFLEKCVMNNYFGIGLDAKISLEFNNKRDEHPKKCSSRTKNMMWYGVLGTKELLQRTYKNLEQRVQLECDGVPISLPSLQGIAVLNIPSYAGGINFWGGTKEDNNFGAPSFDDKKLEVVAVFGSIQMAVSRVINLQHHRIAQCRVVKITIRGDEGVPVQVDGEAWIQPPGVIKIQHKNRAQMLTRDRAFESTLKSWEDKQKGESYRAAARPRLSSQQSMEYLTEEESSLLQQVSRVAETLIARIHEAAKAHKAVEQELAHAVNASSLALSEALSNKAAGTSEFLSRNAAVEVVLSIKELYAETRAFLEGKAVSEGLGSTQNPPTEGPVPLAGTSGGGSRAGDGPCPPQLDSPQEEEVLHGPLNVLGQELQRLLDVHWLGPIAHPAEEPGFLQEGAGSANKGSFKLRLNIPKPRKEKDKLQKQKANSALPAEKWGSEEVAAWLEALGLGEYRDIFVRHDIQGSELILLERRDLKDLGITKVGHMKRILQAIKELSNPP, from the exons ATGGCCGAGAAGCTGGTGCCTGGGGACCTGTTCTTGAGGAAGACCCGTGAGTCGGTGTCCTCCCTGGACTCGGACAAGCTGGCACCCATCTCACCCGAGGTGGGCGGTGAGGAGTCGTCCGACAGCGAGGGCGAGCAGGAGGACAGTTCCCACAAGCTCATCCGGAAGGTTTCCACCTCGGGGCAGATGAGGAGCAAG AAAAGCGTGAAGGAGGGGCTGTTGCTGAAGCAGACGAGCTCCTTCCAGAGATGGAAGAGGCGATACTTCAAGCTGCGCGGCAGGACACTCTATTATGCTAAGGATGCCAAG TCCCTCATCTTTGACGAGGTGGACCTGTCGGACGCTAGCGTGGCCGAGACCAGCACCAAGAACATCAACAACAGTTTCACG GTGATCACACCGTTCCGGAAACTCATCCTATGCGCGGAGAACCGGAAGGAGATGGAGGACTGGATCAGTGCCCTGAAGTCTGTCCAGAAGTGGGAGATCCATGAG GCCACGCAGTTCAACATGGAGCACTTCTCGGGCATGCACAACTGGTACGCCTGCTCCCACGCCCGCCCCACCTTCTGCAACGTGTGCCGGGAAGCCCTCCCGGGGGTCACCTCACACGGCCTCTCCTGCGAAG TCTGCAAGTTCAAGGCACACAAGCGCTGTGCTGTCAGAGCCACGAACAACTGCAAGTGGACAACGCTGGCTTCCATTGGCACTGAAATCATCGAGGACGAGGATGGG GTGGCCATGCCCCACCAGTGGCTGGAGGGGAACCTGCCCGTCAGCGCGCGCTGTGCCGTCTGCGACCGCGCCTGCGGCAGCGTCCGGAGGCTGCAGGACTGGCGGTGCCTCTGGTGCAAGGCCATC GTTCACAGTGCCTGCAAGGAGCAATTTGGCAAGAGGTGCCCCCTGGGCCAGTACAAAGTGTCCATCATCCCGCCAACTGCCTTGAACAGCATCGATTCGGATG GTTTTTGGAAAGCCACCTGCCCCTcgacctgctccagccctctcctGGCCTTTGTAAACTCCAAGAGTGGGGACAACCAGGGAGTCAAGTTTCTGCGCAAGTTCAAGCAGTTCCTCAACCCGGCCCAAGTCTTTGACCTCATGAACGGGGGCCCACACCTGGG GCTGCGCCTCTTCCAGAAGTTCTCTACCTTCCGGATCCTGGTGTGTGGGGGGGATGGCAGTGTGGGCTGGGTGCTCTCTGAGATTGATGCCCTTGGCCTCCACAAGCAG tgccagctgggtGTCCTGCCCCTGGGGACTGGCAATGACCTGGCAcgggtgctgggctggggcagcctgTGCGATGATGAtacccagctgctgcagatcctggagaagctggaaaGGGCCACCACCAAGATGCTGGACCG GTGGAGTGTGCTGACCTACGAGGCCCCCAAGcagtcccccccagccctgaaggaggaagagaatgGGGACTCCAACATCCAG GCCCAGATCTCCCATTATGCTGACTCTGTTGCCTTCCACCTGGCCAAGATCCTGGAGTCGGACAAGCACTCAGTGGTGATCTCCTCTGCAAA GTTCCTCTGTGGCACTGTCAATGACTTTGTGGCTGAGGTAGGCCGGGCTTACAAGAGGGCAACAGAGAACAagcaggaggctgagctgaTGGCAAGAAAG TGTGCCATGCTGAATGAGAAGCTGGACTCGCTGGTGCGGGAGCTGAATGAGGAGGCTCAGGCCGTCATGGTCCCCGAGGGAATGGCACAAGCCACCCCTGCTGATGCCAAGGACCAGGAGAAAGGTGGCAGCTTCAACCCCAGCCCCGTGCCTCGCATCTTCAAATCCAAGGAGCAGCTCATGCTGCGGGCGAACAGCCTGAAGAAAGCCCTGCGGCAAATCATCGAGCAGGCGGAGAAAG CTGTGGATGAGCAGAACAAGCAGACCCAAGCCTATCGTGGCACCGTGGGCGCCAGCAAGGACAGCTCAGAGGAGCTCaacaaggaggaggagaggctCA GCTCCCGGCGGGTGACGGTGACCTCTGCATCTTCCTCCATCATCTTGGACCGGCCAGACACCTTCGGCAGCTTGCAGTTCCCCGAAGACCCCAGCACCCT CCACTTCTTGGAGAAATGCGTCATGAATAACTACTTTGGCATTGGTCTGGATGCAAAGATCTCCCTGGAGTTCAACAACAAACGGGATGAGCACCCCAAGAAGTGCAG CAGCCGCACCAAGAACATGATGTGGTACGGGGTGCTGGGCACCAAGGAGCTCCTGCAGCGCACCTACAAGAACCTGGAGCAGCGGGTGCAGCTGGAG TGTGACGGGGTGCCCATCTCGCTGCCCAGCCTGCAGGGCATCGCTGTCCTCAACATCCCCAGCTATGCTGGGGGCATCAACTTCTGGGGAGGCACCAAGGAGGACAAT AACTTCGGGGCTCCATCCTTCGATGACAAGAAGCTGGAGGTGGTGGCTGTCTTTGGCAGCATCCAGATGGCTGTGTCACGGGTCATCAACCTCCAGCACCATCGCATCGCACAG TGCCGCGTGGTGAAGATCACCATCCGGGGGGATGAGGGCGTCCCCGTGCAGGTGGATGGAGAGGCCTGGATCCAGCCACCTGGGGTCATCAAGATCCAGCACAAGAACCGAGCCCAGATGCTGACAAGGGACCGG GCATTTGAAAGCACCCTCAAGTCCTGGGAGGACAAGCAGAAAGGGGAGAGCTACCGAGCAGCCGCCCGACCACggctcagctcccagcagtCCATGGAGTACCTGACGGAGGAGGAGAGCAGCCTCTTACAGCAGGTCTCGCGGGTTGCCGAGACCCTCATTGCCAG GATCCATGAGGCAGCCAAGGCTCACAAAGctgtggagcaggagctggctcACGCAGTCAACGCCAGCTCCCTGGCGCTGAGCGAAGCCCTCTCCAACAAAGCTGCTGGCACCTCagag tTTCTCAGCAGGAATGCGGCTGTGGAGGTGGTGCTGAGCATCAAGGAGCTGTACGCTGAGACCAGGGCATTCCTGGAGGGGAAGGCGGTGAGTGAGGGGCTGGGTAGCACCCAGAATCCCCCAACAGAGGGGCCTGTGCCCTTGGCTGGTACCTCTGGgggtggcagcagggctggggatggtCCCTGTCCCCCACAGCTGGACTCACCGCAGGAGGAGGAGGTCCTTCACGGCCCCCTGAATGTGCtgggccaggagctgcagcGGCTGCTGGACGTCCACTGGCTGGGGCCCATTGCCCACCCTGCTGAGGAG cctggcttcTTGCAGGAAGGTGCCGGCAGTGCCAACAAGGGCAGCTTCAAGCTTCGCCTCAACATCCCCAAACCcaggaaggagaaggacaaGCTGCAAAAGCAAAAGGCCAACAGCGCGCTCCCAG CAGAGAAGTGGGGCTCCGAGGAGGTGGCAGCTTGGCTGGAAGCGCTCGGTTTAGGGGAGTACAGAGACATTTTTGTCCGGCATGACATCCAGGGCTCAGAGTTGATCCTGCTGGAGAGGAGAGACCTGAAG GACCTTGGGATCACCAAAGTGGGCCACATGAAGAGGATCCTTCAGGCCATTAAAGAGCTCAGCAACCCACCCTAG